The genome window CAGTTTCCTAAACATCGTTTCAGACATGCGACGACTGGAACTCGGACATATTTGGTATTCACCGGATTCTCAGCGATCGAACGTGAACACAGAAGCCATATACCTAATGCTCTGTGAGGCTTTCGATAGACTGAAATACCGCCGTGTCGAATGGAAATGTGATTCTCTGAATGAACGTTCTCGAGCAGCTGCACTGCGACTCGGCTTTAAGTTTGAAGGTATCTTCAGACAACATATAATCGTAAAAGGTCGAAACAGGGATACTGCGTGGTATTCCATGTTGGACAGCGAATGGACTGCCATTAAGAAGAACATAGAGGTGTGGTTGTATCAAAACCTCGACCAGCAGCTGTCTTTAACAGAACTCAATAGGAGTACATCCTGAAAGGAGTATATTCATGAGCAAATTGAAATTCGCTTGCCATCTGATCCAATTTGGTGGCGAACAGCAAGAAAATCCAGAGAAAGTGTTACGAGAAGTCGCCGATGCCGGTTGGGAAGGCGTTGAGAGTGTTCCTTTTGAAGGAGCAGACGGACTCGTTGAGATGGCAACGCTCGCACGGAGCCTCGGACTCCATATCGTCAATGCCGGTGGTCCAGAGCTTGACAGAGTTAGGTTCAACATCACCCTCGGCAATAATGCTGCCGAAGTGCCCTCATTGAGGCGTTCAGAATGGGGAGGACCCGACCCAAGCGATGAAGATTTCGAGAACGCCGCCCGAACCTTAGATGACATTCTCGCGTATTGTGATGCCCACAATATCAAAGGCTTCCACCACGCCCATCTCGGCACGTTACTTGAAACCGTTGATGACGCAGAACGCCTCTTGGCAGCAGCACCGAGTCTCTGGTTGCTGTTTGATACAGG of Candidatus Poribacteria bacterium contains these proteins:
- a CDS encoding GNAT family protein, which translates into the protein MTQPSLQVGNIVQPITHVDVPQKTDYEGKFISLSPINPQIDVAELYECSHGSDVKEQIWTYMSYGPFDSTHDMHKWLEEGARSEDPLFFTVHYLESKQRVGMVSFLNIVSDMRRLELGHIWYSPDSQRSNVNTEAIYLMLCEAFDRLKYRRVEWKCDSLNERSRAAALRLGFKFEGIFRQHIIVKGRNRDTAWYSMLDSEWTAIKKNIEVWLYQNLDQQLSLTELNRSTS
- a CDS encoding sugar phosphate isomerase/epimerase; the protein is MSKLKFACHLIQFGGEQQENPEKVLREVADAGWEGVESVPFEGADGLVEMATLARSLGLHIVNAGGPELDRVRFNITLGNNAAEVPSLRRSEWGGPDPSDEDFENAARTLDDILAYCDAHNIKGFHHAHLGTLLETVDDAERLLAAAPSLWLLFDTGHMLAAGSDPMQVFESENLRNRIGHVHLKDCHADDPETWDYRTQRFGEQARFAELGAGNLGLDVKAALEGLEAVGYDGWVSVELDRPYPPRPAAEAAFVNREYLRGLGY